In Cervus elaphus chromosome 3, mCerEla1.1, whole genome shotgun sequence, the genomic stretch AGACATATTCTGGCAACCCAAGCCATTTTCTTAAGAGAAACTTAATGTTTTGGTGTTATCTAACCtgcagtttattaaaaaaaaaaaaaagtgaagttgctcagtcgtgtccgactctttgtgaccccatggactgtagcctaccaggctcctccgtccatgggattttccaggcaagagtactggagtgggttgccatctccttctccaggggaccttcccgacccagggatcgaacccgggtctcctgcatcgcagacagacgctttaccatctgagccaccagggatgtagCAAATGCATTCTATCTcaattactttaaaatgtctAACCAAACAGCATAATTTTCAAAAGCACTAGAGACTTTAAAACTCAGAATTTCCAGTTGGCTATTTGATAACTTAGTGAACACTTTGGAAGTAGTTTGCCTTCTCCAACCCCGTGCGAgtgtgctcagttgtggctgcagtcgttgcaaccccatggaccaggctcctctgtctatgggattctccaggcaagaattctggagtgggttgccatttcctcctgcaggggattgaacctgtgtctcttgcattggcaggcatgttcttcactgctgtgccacttgggaagctttcCAACCACACAGTGCAACTGATAATTGGAAATCTCAGTAACATAATACAGAAATCTTGATTAACTTCACTCAGTTTCACCAGTCATCACCAACTCATAAAAATGGACAtattaccatttttaaagacaaCTTATTTCACAGAAAATGAATAACAGGAAATAAttgtcccccttcccctccctcacaACTTCAGGTGTAGATAATGAAAACCTACAAATGCCACTTAAAAATTACTGAAGTTTAGAAAGCTAAGTCAGTCATTGCTCTGGTAAAGACGTCTGAAACGGCCAAGTCACAACGGATATTACAGTCAACTGCATCAAGTGTTCTATCAGCAGCATCTGACAGAGCCGGTCGCCTTCTGCCCTAGAATACAGCTCTTCACTGGCTTCAGGGacatcactcagctttctctctccctccctcgtCACATGATCTGTCTCCTCCATAGCTTCCTCCTCTTCCCGGTCTTTTACTATGACTGCCCCGAAGCTCAGCATGTGGTTCTACACCCACTCTCATGTTGATCTCATCCAGTCTTATTCTCAATAACATCTGTGTGCCCAAGACTCCCAGATTATATCCAACTGCTTGTTaccaaagaataaaacaaaaaatatcgccaaagttaaccaaaaaaaaaaaaaggcaacaccCTGGGCAGGGGAACACATACTGGTGAAGACTACTGGTGAGTAGTTAGTTAGAGGGAAAAGTCTGAGGGGATTATTGGTCATAGAAAGCAGAGTTCCTAGAGCTTTTGCTAAAAAAATAAGATAGTGTGCTGGATAGGATGGAGTCCATAGGCTTATATACAATTGGCTTGATTGTCCATAGGCTTGTATATTAATCATAATTCCTAGACAGAATCAGTTCAGTAAGGGTCTGgagtcatttaaagtttgtggtTTTTTAAGAGACTTCGCTTGTGGCAGGACCACCATGTACCCTGGCATCGCGGACAGGATGCAGAAAGAGATCACTGCCCTGGCACCCAGCACGATGAAGATCAAGATCATCGCGCCCCCTGAGCGCAAGTACTCCGTGTGGATTGGCGGCTCCATCCTGGCCTCGCTGTCCACCTTCCAGCAGATGTGGATCAGCAAGCAGGAGTACGATGAGTCCGGCCCCTCCAACGTCCACCGCAAGTGCTTCTAGGCGGACTGTTGGCTGCGTCACACCCTTTCTCTTGACAAAACCTAACTTGCGCAGAAAACGAGATGAGATTGGCATGGCtttatttggttgtttttttttttttttgtctttttttatttttttttttttttttttggcgctTGACTCAGGATTTAAAAACTGGAACGGTGAAGGTGACAGCAGTCGGTTGGATCGAGCATCCCCAAAGTTCTACAATGTGGCCGAAGACTTTGattgtacattgttttttttttttttttttaaatagtcattcCAAATATCGTGAGATGCATTGTTACAGGAAGTCCTTTGCCTTCCCAAAAGCCACCCCACTTCTCCCTAAGGAGAGGGGGCCAGTCCTCGCCCAGTCCACACAGGGGAGGTAATAGCATCGCTTTTGTGTAAATTATGTActccaaaaaaaattttgtttttaatcttcgcCTTAATacttgttctttttgtttgttttattttgaatggTCAGCCATCGTGGCCCCCTTTTTTTGTCCCCCAACTTGAGATGTATGAAGGCTTTTGGTCCCCCTGGGAGCGGGTTGAGGTGCGGAGGCAGCCAGGGCTCTCCTGTACACTGACTTGAGACCAGTTCAATAAAGTGCAcaccttaaacacacacacacacacacaaaaaagagacTTTGCTTGTTAGTATACCTGCAGTGAAAAATCCCCTTCAGTTTTTATATATTCCAGGCCACGGTTAAattgaatttttcctttttccctctacTATTGGGTGTCTAACAGAGACCTCAAATATGTGCATATCTCCTCCCCCTGACCTGTTCCACCTACCTACAATCCCTTCTCGGTACACAGCAATTCTATCTGTACAGCTGCTCAAGCCAAAACCCATGGAGTGGTGCTGCCCTTAAAACAAAGTGAGAAGCCTGGAGCTTTGGAGAACCAATACTGCACATCTATCTGGAACTCATATTCACACTAGACCACGCTCCAGGTACTCAGGATTCCAAGCACACTGTCGAAATGACCTCGGCGATTTCCATCACTGTTGTGTGCACTGGTGTGTGAGGGAAGTGGACAGATTTCGAGCATGCAGGCTAAGGTGTTTGCACAAATGTGCATGAGGCCCCCCTGCCATTCAAATCAGAGGcagggatgggaggagaaggaagggggggCACAGGCAGAGGACCAGGTTGCTTGTAAGGAAGGTTCTGGCACAGGACTTTTAACGATCTAAAATTCAAACCTGGCCTTCTACATATACTTACGAAGGTGTATTTGGCAAAACGGTAACATGGGACATGTTTTCAATgaactttaaatatcttaaatcACTGGTGTCTCCATTGCACTCTTACCCCAGGACGGCAAGTGTTTAGAAGCATGCCTGCCTTGCATGAACCTTTGACTCCTTTCCCGTACTCAAACCACAAGTTCAGTCAAGAAATCCCATCAGTTATGCCTTCAATTTACATCTATATTGTTCATCTCTCTCTGCTTCATTACCACCCTGATCACCTCTCCTCTGAACTACCACCATGGCCTCCTAACTTGCCTCCCTGATTCTACCCTTGTCTTATCATCTATATTATAATCTCTAAGTCATCCCAATCACTTTCTTcatctttgctcaaatgtcattTCAATGAAGACTTTCATAATCACTCTAAAACTGCAACCACGAATTTCCTAGTTTTCCtcatagcatgtatcagtattaCCTCCTAACATAATGAATAATTTATAATGCCTACTGCTTATTTTTGTTCCCATTCCTAGACAACGTAAGCTCCTCAAGAGGGCAAAGATCATTATTCTGATGTATCCTGATCACCTAACACATTTCTTGACACAGCAATTCAACACACGTAGAAATTTTAAGTTGACACAAAAGCCCATATCTGTCATAAAAAGAATATCAATGTCTTCAAATACTTGACAGATTTTCATAATGCATCCTATTTAAAGTTGTCAAACTGTAAGAAAACTTTATGAAAGGAACTTCTAAAACCTGCCATACTAATACATGTATTTggtattagtttaaaaaatagatttactATTATACATGGTAAGCCTCTCtgaactttttctgtaaataatttttgttattttttggctgcacagtgtggcatgcaggatcttcattccccaaacagggatggaacctacaccCCCTGCAGTGTAAACAGAGgtttaagcactggaccaccaggagaagtccctggagaatttcatggagaggAGCCGGtgagctagagtccatgaggtcacagagagtcgaacacaacagagtgactaacactgtggGTTTTTTTATAATCTACAAATGCTATCTAAAATAGGTCCTACAAACCTTTTACCGAGCAACATGCAACTTAATATTGAGAGGTATTTATGTATCATActattgcttgctttttttttttaagtcgcttagtcatgtccgactctttgtgactccatggactgtagcccaccaggctcctctgtccatggaattccccaggcaagaatactggagcgggtagccgttcccttctccagtagatcttcctaacccagagatcgaacccaggcctcccgcattgcagatggattccttaccatctgagccaccagggaagcccattgtttgctcgtaagaataatttaaaacaaaaaaaacagtaatGGAACAGAATTGGTAGCAGTCTCTTAGTTGGCTGTCAGATATTTGCTTAAAAGTTCACTAATCAATACTGGCTTAAAGACATGTAACAGAACTTAGTTTTAGTGTTTACTTGATTACCGGATTGTAAAGCTTTTAATCTATAGACTTCCTAATTTGAAATATAAACAAACTCATGAAAAATGTCATTAGTGAAGATGTGGATAGAGTTCAAATTATCTTTTAAGAAACAGTTAAAAGCAAAAGCCAAGTAAATCATGAAAGTACAAGTCAGGTCATCTTCATCAGTGTATAAAGGCCCACATTCAGACTGCATTTTAGATTTCTTAACCATTCATCTCTTCATTTTAGAACACTCTACTCAgtaaaaaaatactgtatagaAATGGCAAGTTGAAAAGCTTAACAAACAACTCTTAAGACTGTATACAGAGCTATCCGGTTTTCACAGATGTGGCCCTCTAGTTCCCTCCCGTTTTGCCGTAAATTGATGAACTGTGCCTCCTAGTGTCCAATTTGTATAACACAGCTTAGAGCAAGTTACACTAGTCAACAGTAATTCACAAGTTATTGTAACCAGTTCACAGACAGCATTATCAATCAGCTCTGTCTTTTCTATTCTGCCAATAACCTAATTTTTAGGTTCTCATTTCTCACTTATGCTCTTGTAATACCACTTGAATCCAACCATTTGAATCCTAATATACTGCACTGCTAATATTTGTTCACAGAATAGGAAACAACTCCATCTGCTACTCATGTAAGAAAGACCCGAACGCCTCGCTCTAGCATGGGAAGCTTTCCCCGGGGCTTTAAAGCCCTGCCTGCATTTACAATTCCTTCTGCTCAGCTTGTCACATGTCTACTTGTGCTGTCTTGCTCTTCTTAGTAACATTtcatttttccaatgaatatcccaCCTCTTAGCTTTCTTTAGGCTGAGTTAATTCCTTCCTAATCATACTGCACTACTTCCAGTCTGCCAAGTAGTTAATATTTACGGTTAGTACTATCATCATTGTACCTAGGAGCACAGTGATCTTCGTGGAGACTGCTGGTTAAGTGCTAACTGACAGCGCTCAAGCTGAGACTTAGTTCTGGCTGGAAATACACTAACATTCAAAACACGGTACACAGGCTAAAGACATTTTACTGAAGACAGTCAGCACCTGAGTCCAGGAGAATCTGGTACTCATTAAAGACACTTACTAGAGTAATAATACCTTTCAAGTGATAAATGGAAATATAAGGTGAATGAAACAGAGCAGACGTTCAGCTCTGCATTGCCTACATGAGTACACAAGATGATGATGATGCTCTGAATTCTGACAGAGGGGCTGTAGGAAGCACCAGGCATTCCAGCAGCAGACAGTGGAAGCAATTGTGCTGGCAGATTAgcctatggcaacccactccagtggtcttgcctggaaaatcccatggactgaggatcctggtaggctacagtccatgaggtcgcagagtcggacacgactgagcgacttcacttccagtAAGAGCCTTAAACACCTAATGTTCTAAGTCCAATTCTACCCAAACTGGGTAAATGCTTCTGTTGTTTACAACTCAAATAGTTCATGGATAGCCAGTCTGCAAACCTCTCTGAAGGGGCTAAATTACACAGGGAACTCCCTCTTTTCCAACATAGCACATAGTCTGACAACAGATGTTTGTTTGATCATTACTGGTACCTGCCAAAAAATGAGTAAATCAGTAAATGAGCAAAGGCTTTTTTTAGGTGGTAGAGGAAGAAAGGTATAAACAGTGAGTATAGTAACCCCAAAAATCTAAGGATGAAGGGAAAAAATGACATAAGTTGCTTTGGTGATGCGATAAAATGCAGTTACTTCAGAAGAGGAACTTgggggggttgtttgttttcatttatttttattagttggaggctaattactttacaatactgtagtggtttttgccatacattgacatgagtcagccatggatttacatgtgtttcccatcctgatccccctctcccgcctccctccccagaaCTTGGGTTTTAAAGACCAAGGATAGGAAGATGGAGGATGGCTCAAAGATGACAGGGCAACCAACAGAAAACCAAGAGCAAGAGAGAACTCTGTGCATGGCCAGGctcagaaacattaaaaaacactttttttttaaccaaaagatAGAACTTTTTATGGCAAGCTTACACACTGCCACTAAGCCTATCAGGAAAAGCAAACCCTCATCTCTGAGGCAACAGCAAAATCGCCACACAACTCGTGACTACTCAGCATCCTTTAACAGGTCAGAAACTAAAACATTTATTAGTTCTTCTTTCTAATGAGATTCTATTTACCTTTTTGCTTAAGTCATTGTCTCAATCTCTCTTATGCAAGCAGGGGTTCTAGGAAAAACACTGCTAggataaagtgaaaagaaaagcccTGGATGATGGATAAGACTCCAGTCAGAAGTCATCCTCAGGCTGTGCTCCTAAGTTACCTTTCTGGAACTGGTTTACTTGCTTCCAAAATGCAGCTGCTTGTTTCCTGTTTTCCAGCATATCCCTAATCCTTTTCTACACCTGAAGGTCTTCAGCATGCACAGCTGATGTGGCTGTGATCCCAGCCTTCATTCTCACAAATTTcactttggctttattttttttttttttctttcttttttttttcttttctttttttttttttttttttcactttggcttTAGATACCCAGGGTCTACAGCATTAACCAgatccccaccaccccaccccccatgctGGAAGCACTGATCACTCATCCCTTAGGACAGCTGGACGCCAGGTGGATTCTGCCTCCTTTAGCGCTCCCTGCTGTCCAAAATCTGCACATCATGGGTCAGAGTGGCAGCAGCGATTTCAGACAAGAAAGCCAACTGTAAAGATGGAAGCCAAGTGTCAAGCACAGCAAAGCAGAGGATGAAACTCACACAGGTGAGAACACAGATAAAGGCTAAAAAAACTGACATCAAACAGACTCCAATACAGATCAACTGTGCAACCCTGTTGTTTAACTTTTATCCTACATACGGAGAGGGAATTACCATCCTCAAACAAGTGTTAGTATTAAATAAAACCTTATTCCTCTTAATTATCTGAATacacatttgggttttttttaaaaaaagatgctgaTGAAGATTTACAATGCAAAGTCTTACCTAGTCTGAAAAACAAACAGTACAGCAATGAAACTTCCTTCTGAACGTCTAACTATAGATCACACCCATCCTTTGAAGAGAAATGTATACTTTATGTTGTGGTTGCATACGGatctgcaaggagattcaaccagtccatcctaaaggaaatcagtcctgaatattcattggtaggactgatgctgaagggccacctgatgcaaagaactcactcactggcaaagaccctgatgctgggaaagactgaaggctggaaaAAGgtacggcagaggatgagatggtcggatggtatcaccgacacaatggacatgggtttgattagattccgggagttggtgatggacagaggcctggtgtgctgcaagccatggggtcgcaaagagtcggacacgactgagcgac encodes the following:
- the LOC122685954 gene encoding actin, alpha skeletal muscle-like, with protein sequence MATTQLFLESTIACILIIIPRQNQFSKGLESFKVCGFLRDFACGRTTMYPGIADRMQKEITALAPSTMKIKIIAPPERKYSVWIGGSILASLSTFQQMWISKQEYDESGPSNVHRKCF